AGAGACCGAGACCGTCCGGCTCGGGGTCGGTGAGACGGCGGATGGAGCCGACGACCCGCTTGTAGTTGGCCAGTGGCTCGCCCATGCCCATGAAGACGATGTTGGACAGCCGCGCCGGGCCTCCGGGCACCTCGCCGTCGCGCAGGGCGCGCATGCCGTCGACGATCTGGTGCACGATCTCGGCGGTCGACAGATTGCGGTCGAGTCCCGCCTGACCGGTGGCGCAGAAGGGGCAGTTCATCCCGCAGCCGGCCTGCGAGGAGATGCACATCGTCACCCGGTCCGGGTAGCGCATGAGCACGGACTCGACGAGCGTGCCGTCGTGAAGCCGCCACAGGGTCTTGCGGGTGGTGTCGTCGTCGCACGAGATGTGCCGTACGACCGACATCAGATCCGGCAGCAGCTCGGCTGCGAGCTTCTCGCGCGCGGACGCGGGGATGTCGGTCCACTGGGCGGGATCGTGGGCATAGCGCGCGAAGTAGTGCTGCGAGAGCTGCTTGGCACGAAACGGCTTCTCGCCGATGGCGGCGACGGCGTCCTTGCGCTCGGCGGGCGTGAGGTCGGCGAGGTGCCGCGGGGGCTTGTTGGCTCCGCGGGGCGCGACGAAAGTGAGTTCTCCGGGCTTGGGCATGGTGCTACCAGTGTCGCAGAGATACGAAGAGGGGTTCGCCGTCCCTCGGACACCGAACCCCTCAGCCGAACGCGCAGGTCAGCAGGGTCAGCAGGTCAACCGGACCCTACGAAGATCACCATCAGCAGCCACACCACCGGAGCCGTCGGCAGCAGCGAATCGAGCCGGTCCATGATGCCGCCGTGTCCCGGCAGCAGCGTGCCCATGTCCTTGATCCCGAGGTCCCGCTTGATCATCGACTCGCCCAGGTCACCGAGCGTCGCGCTGGCCGCGACCGCGAAGCCGAGCAGCAGACCCTGCCACCAGGTGCCGTCGTCGATCACGAACTCCATGAGCAGCGCGCCCGCAGCCATCGCGAACGTCACCGCGCCCACCAGGCCCTCGCGGGTCTTCCCGGGGCTGATGCGCGGCGCGAGCTTGTGGGTGCCGAAGCGCCAGCCCACCGCGTACGCACCCGTGTCGCTGACCACGGTCAGTACCAGGAAGGTGAGCACCCGCTGCGGCCCGTCGTCGGCGGTGAGCATCATCGCGACGAACGTCGCCAGGAACGGCACATAGAACGCGGCGAAGACACCCGCCGTGACGTCCTTCAGGTAACCCTCGGGCGGCTCCGTCATCCGCCAGACCAGGACCGCGAGCGCCGTCAGCGCCATCGCGACCCAGGCGCCCTCCGCACCGCGGACATAACCGGCCACGACCATTGCCGCGCCGCCCACCGCGAGCGGTACCAGCGGCGCCTTGATCTGCTTGCGCTCCTCGAGACGCGAGGTGAGCTCCCACAGCCCGACGACGACGGCGACCGCTATCACGCCGACGAACACGGCCTTGACGACGAAGAGCGATGCCACGATCACGGCGCCGAGCCCGACACCGACCGCTATGGCCGCACGCAGATCACGACCCGCCCGCTTCTTCTGAGGCGGCTGGGCCGCCGGCGGCGGGGTGGGCATGGGCTCCTGCGGAATCTCGTCCCGGAACAGCGGGCCGCTCAGCCGAGCGGCCCCCCGGTCGCGGTCGTCGTTCAGGTCGCGGTCGTTACGGTCTTCGGCGTCTCTACCTGCGTCGGGAAAGTCCGGCACGATGGGCATGGGCCGAGTCTGCTGTGCGTCATGCTCATCGTATGCGGGACCCGCCGGGGCAGGCCCCTGGTCGGGCGGTCCCCAGAAACCGGCACTCGGCGGGGCCCCCCAGGAAGAGTCGTTCATCAGACCTCGAGCAGCTCGGCTTCCTTGTGCTTGAGCAGCTCGTCGACCTGCGCTACGTACTTCGCGGTGGTGTCGTCGAGCTCCTTCTCCGCACGGCGGCCCTCGTCCTCGCCGACCTCGCCGTCCTTGATGAACTTGTCGATCGTCTCCTTGGCCTTGCGGCGCACGGAACGGATCGAGATCTTGGAGTCCTCGGCCTTGGTCTTGGCGACCTTGATGTACTCCTTGCGGCGGTCCTGCGTCAGCTCCGGGAACACCACCCGGATGATGTTGCCGTCGTTGCTCGGGTTGACGCCGAGGTCGGAGTCGCGGATGGCCTGCTCGATATTGCGCAGCGCGCTCTTGTCGAACGGTGTCACCACGGCCATCCGCGCCTCGGGAACCGAGAACGAGGCCAGCTGGTTGATCGGGGTCAGCGCACCGTAGTAGTCCGCCACGATCTTGTTGAACATCGCCGGGTGCGCACGTCCGGTGCGGATCGCGGCGAAGTCATCCTTGGCGACCAGGACGGCCTTCTCCATCTTCTCCTCGGCCTCGAGGAGGGTCTCTTCGATCACCACTTGCTCCTGCGTGTCTTGAGTAGGCCCGGCGTTCGACTGGGCCGGCGGAACCTGCGTCGCGTCTGTTCCCTGCACGGTGTCCGACCGGCAGGACTTTGTCCATCCCTCGAGGGAAGTCCCCCGGGTCAGGCCCTGGTGCCCTGGTCGCTCACGAGCGTGCCGATCTTCTCACCCTTGACGGCCCGAGCGATATTGCCTTCGGCGAGCAGCTCGAAGACGAGGATCGGAAGAGCGTTGTCGCGGCAGAGAGTGATGGCCGTGGCGTCGGCGACCTTGAGGTTGCGGGTGAGTACCTCGCCGTACTCCAGCGCGTCGAACTTCACCGCGTCGGGGTTGGTCTGGGGGTCGGAGTCGTAGACCCCGTCGACGCCGTTCTTGCCCATCAGCAGGGCTTCGGCGTCGATCTCCAGGGCGCGCTGCGCGGCGGTGGTGTCGGTGGAGAAGTACGGCATACCCATACCGGCGCCGAAGATGACGACGCGCCCCTTCTCCAGGTGGCGTACGGCGCGCAGCGGGATGTACGGCTCCGCGACCTGCCCCATGGTGATGGCGGTCTGGACACGGGAGGCGATGCCCTCCTTCTCCAGGAAGTCCTGGAGGGCGAGGCAGTTCATCACCGTGCCGAGCATGCCCATGTAGTCGGAGCGAGCCCGGTCCATGCCGCGCTGCTGCAACTCGGCCCCGCGGAAGAAGTTGCCGCCGCCGATGACGACCGCGATCTGCGCACCGTCGCGGACGACCGCGGCGATCTCGCGCGCGATGGCGTGTACGACGTCGGGGTCGACGCCGAGTCCGCCGCCGCCGGCGAAGGCCTCACCGGACAGCTTCAGCATGAAGCGCCCGGCCTGCTTGACGTCGTGGTCGCTCTTGTCGTCGGCTGCCTGGTTGGCGTCCGCGCCCTTGTTCATGGAGATCTCCTCGTGCACATACGAAGAAGGCCATTGCCTTGGGGTGCTGGTGTCCCTGTCGGCAATGGCCTCCTCGTCAGATCTGCGGTCGTCCGGCGCGAGCGCGACCGGCGACTGCGTAAGAAACCCTAGCGGGCTCCCGTGTCGATCGCTCAACGGGTCAGATGCCGACCTTGATGCGCGAGAAGCGCTTCAGCGTGACACCGGCCTCGTCCAGAACCTTCTGGACGGACTTCTTGTTGTCGAGCGCGTAGGGCTGGCCAAGGAGAGTGGCCTCCTTGAAGAAGCCGTTGACGCGTCCCTCGACGATCTTCGGGAGGGCAGCCTCGGGCTTGCCCTCGGCGCGGGTGGTCTCCTCGGCGACGCGGCGCTCGGACTCGACGACCTCCGCCGGGACGTCCTCGCGGGAGAGGTACTTCGGCGCGAAGGCGGCGATGTGCTGCGCGACGCCCTTGGCGACCTCGGCGTTCTCCTTGTCGAGTTCGACGAGGACACCGATCTGCGGCGGGAGGTCAGGCATGGTGCGGTGCATGTACGCCGTGACGTAGGCACCGGAGAACTGCGCGAAGCGGTCGAGGACGATCTTCTCGCCGAGGTTGGCGTTGGCCTCGTCGACGAACGCCTGGACGGTCTTGCCGGCCTCGATCTCGGAGGCGAGCAGCGCGTCGAGGTCGGCCGGAGAGCTCGCGGCGACGTGGGTGGCCAGAGCGTTGGCGACGGCCTGGAACTTCTCACCCTTGGCGACGAAGTCCGTCTCGCACTTCAGCTCGACGATGACACCGGAGGTGTTGTCGTCGGCGATCAGGGAGACGACGGCGCCGTTCTCGGCGGAGCGGCCCTCGCGCTTGGCGACGCCCTTCTGGCCCTTGATGCGCAGTGCCTCGACGGCCTTGTCGACGTTGCCCTCGGCCTCGTCCAGGGCCTTCTTGCAGTCCATCATGCCGGCGCCGGTGAGCTCGCGGAGCTTCTTGACGTCAGCGGCGGTGTAATTCGCCATGTCCTTGAATCTCTCTCGAAAGTCGAAGATCTACGGGTGAGCGGCGGGGGCCGGCGCTTGTGGCACCGTCCCCCGCCGTCAACTACCGAACCTGTGCGGTCAGGCCTGCTCGGCGTCCGCGGCCGGCTTCTCAGCCTCGGCCGCCGGGGCAGCCTCGGCGGCCGGGGCGGCCTCGGCGGCCGGAGCCTCAGCAGCGGCCTCGGCCGGCTTCTCGGCCTCGGCGTCGTCAGCCTTCTTCTCGCCCTCGAGGAGGTCGCGCTCCCACTCGGCCAGCGGCTCGCCGGCGGCCTTCTCGCCCGGCTTGGAGTCGCCGGTGGCGACACCGGAACGGGCGATGAGGCCCTCGGCGACGGCGTCGGCGATCACGCGGGTGAGCAGGGTGACGGAGCGGATGGCGTCGTCGTTGCCGGGGATCTTGTAGTCGACCTCGTCCGGGTCGCAGTTGGTGTCCAGGATCGCGACGACCGGGATGTGGAGCTTGCGCGCCTCACCGACGGCGATGTGCTCCTTCTTGGTGTCGACGATCCAGACGGCGCTGGGCACCTTCTGCATCTCGCGAATACCACCAAGGGTCTTCTCCAGCTTGGCCTTCTCGCGGGAGAGGACCAGGAGCTCCTTCTTGGTGAGGCCGGACGCGGCCACATCCTCGAAGTCGATCTGCTCAAGCTCCTTCAGACGCTGAAGGCGCTTGTAGACGGTGGAGAAGTTGGTGAGCATGCCGCCCAGCCAACGCTGGTTGACGTACGGCATGCCAACGCGCGTCGCCTGCTCGGCGATGGCCTCCTGGGCCTGCTTCTTGGTACCGACGAACATGATGGAGCCGCCGTGGGCGACGGTCTCCTTGACGAACTCGTAGGCGCGGTCGATGTACGACAGCGACTGGAGCAGGTCGATGATGTAGATGCCGTTGCGCTCCGTGAAGATGAATCGCTTCATCTTCGGGTTCCAACGACGGGTCTGGTGACCGAAGTGGACGCCGCTTTCCAGCAGCTCCCGCATCGTGACGACGGCCATGGCCGTATCTCCTTGGATTCTCGGTTTTGTCCTGACGCCCCGACGCGCCGTGCCACAAGGGACCGAGGAGCGCGGCCACCGACCTGAAGAGGGTGTGGTGGCGGGGCGTGCGAAGTCGACCCGGTGACCCGGATCGCCAGAAGAAGTGTACGGGACCCGCGCGGTGCCGGGTGACGGCGCTGTCCACAACCGGTCGGTACTCCACAGATTCGGACCATGATCCACTGGCCTGCGAAATTCGCGGGACGGTCTGTGCCATGTACCGCGCCACGTTTCGCAGACTTCTCCTCCTGCTCGTTCTGATGTTTTGGGCGGCCTGGGCGGGCACCGGCCCGGCCGCGGCCGACGATTCCCGCGACCGGAGCTGGCCCCTGGGGCCGCCACGTCCTTTCGTCGTGCGCGGGTGGGAGCCGCCGGCCTCGGCATACGGGGCGGGCCACCGCGGGGTGGACCTGGCCGCGCCGCCCGGCACAGCGGTACTGGCGGCCGCGCGCGGCCGGGTCTCGTTCGCGGGCCGGGTCGCGGGCCGAGGCGTACTCTCCGTGACCCTCACCGGTACGGGTGACCCGCCACTGCGCACGACCTATGAGCCGGTGCGCCCGCTGCTGCCCGAGGGCACGGAGGTGAGCGCGGGGCAGGTGGTCGCGACCGTGGAAGCGGGGCCGTCGCACTGCACTCAGGGGTGCCTGCATTGGGGACTGCTGCGCGGGAAGGAGTATCTGGATCCGTTGTCCCTGCTGCCGCCCTGGCTGCTGCGCCGTCCCCCGTCACGGCTGCTGCCGGTGTTCGGCGTCCCGGCTCTGGGGTCGACCGCTGCTGCGGCCGCCCCCGCGATGCGCGAGCCGGTTCTGGCCGGGGCAGGCGGGGCGCTGCACGCGGTGATCCTCGTGGTCGCGGCCGCCGTGTCGAGGTGGGGTCTGCGGCGCGGCCCGCGCGGGCCGGGTAGGCGAGGCCTGTGGCGGGCGAGCGGTCCGGGTGGGCGGGGCGAGCGGTCCGGGTGGGCGGGGCCTGTGGCGGGCGAGCGGTCCGGGTGGGCGGGGCCTGTGGCGGGCGAGCGGTGCGCGCCCGCGCCGGCTCAGCCACGTACGCCTCGAAGTGCCATCGCCACGGCCGCGTCGGCGATCGCCTCCGGGTCCTCCCCCGCGCCGATCTCGATGCGGCGCACCGCCGCGTCCACGACACCCTGCAGCAGCATCGCCGCCAGCCGGGGCTGCTCCTGGCCCAGCTCGCCCAGCGCCTCGACGATCATCGCGATCAGCCCGCCGTGGGCGGCGCGGATCTTCTCCCGTGCCCCCGCGTCCAGTTCGCTCGCGGAGATCGCGACAACCGCCCGGTGACGCCGGTCGCCCACGAGGTCCAGCTGCCTGCGCACATACGCCTCGACCTTGCCCTCGGCCGAGTCCGCCTGCTGCATCGCGGTCTCGACCTCCGCCGCCCAGACGGGGAAGTCGACCGCGCACAGCTCTTCGACGACCGCGGCCCGGGAGCGGAAGTACTCATAGACGGAGGACCTGGCCAGGCCGGTGCGCTCGGCGAGGGCGGGGAAGGTCAGCGCCTCCGTGCCGCCCTCGGACAGCAAGGAGCGCGCGGCGTCCAGCAGGGCGCCGCGCTGCATGGTCCGGTGCTCGGCCACAGAGGCCGCTCGAATCCTGGGCACGCCTCCACTGTACGGATGCCGGTGGACGAGGCAGGGACGATTCGGCGTCAGCGCCCGACGTCGGCCAGCTTCGCGCGCAGTTGCAGAACCGACTTCGTGTGGATCTGGCTGACCCGGCTCTCGGTGACCCCGAGGACATTGCCGATCTCGGCGAGGGTGAGGCCCTCGTAGTAGTAGAGGGTGACGACGGTCTTCTCGCGCTCGGGGAGGGTATTGATGGCACGGGCGAGCAGCCGGCGCAACTCCCTGTCCTCGGCGACCTCGACCGGATTGTCGGCAGCCGTGTCCTCAAGGGTGTCCATCAGACTGAGCCGGTCGCCGCCCTCGCCGCCGACATGCAGCAGCTCCTCCAGCGCCACCACGTTCGCGAGGGACAACTGGCTGAAAACCGCGTGTAGTTCGTCCACCGCGATCCCCATCTCGGCGGCGACCTCGCACTCCGACGGTGTACGCCGCAGCTGTGCCTCGAGCGTGCCGTAGGCCCGCTCCACGGCCCTTGCCTTCTGCCGCACGGAGCGCGGAATCCAGTCCAGGGCCCGCAGTTCGTCGATCATCGCGCCACGGATACGGGTGATCGCGTACGTCTCGAACTTGATCGACCGGTCGATGTCGAACTTCTCGATGGCGTCGATGAGTCCGAAGACCCCGGAGGAGACAAAGTCCGCTTGTTCAACGTTGGACGGCAGCCCCACGCTCACCCGGCCCGCGACGTACTTCACCAGAGGTGAGTAGTGCAGGATCAACTGCTCGCGCAGCCGCTCGTCACCCGTGGCCTTGTACGACCGCCACAACTCGTCGAGCGACGAGGGAGCGGGGGGCCGCACGGTGCCACGGGCAGAGGGGGGCACTGCCGCGCGGTCAGACCCGGAGGTGTGCTGGGGCATGCGTTGCCTTGAGCCGTTCTGCTGTGAGGGGGGAGGAGACGAGCATCTGGGCCGGAACCTTGGTGAGCGTAGCGTGACTGCGGCGTTGCGGTGGGCGAAGGACGGGGGAACGAACCTGTGCGGGTATGGGCTGTCGTCCACACCTTCGAACCGGGGCGGCCACCGCGCGCGCCGGTCTCTCAGATGTCGCCGACAGGCCTGCAAAGGTCATCGGCATCACCTTTTCACCCGAATGCTCCAGGTCAAGGACCGCCTCGCCGCGCGTTCGAACCGCGGATCGCGCTACGCGTCAAGTGCCATCCATCTCCCTCCCGTTCGACGAAGCCCAGCGCGTGCAGTTCGTACAGCCTGCCGAGCGTCTCGTCGGGCGTCGTCCCGGTGGCCCGCGCCAGCCACCGGCCGTCGACCGCACCTCGGGCAGGTATGGCCTCAAGAATCCGCGCGCTGACGGGATCCAGCAGATCCCTGGGGAGCACAGGCCCCCGCCGGTCAGGCGCAAGGTCACCGATGTTCCCTACGAGTTCTGCCACTTCCGCGGCGTCGGTGACCAGCACTCCCTCCCCGCGCAGGAGTTCGTGCACACCGGCCGAGAGCCCGCTGGTGGCCGGACCGGGGACTCCCATCGTGTAGCGGCCGAGCTTCTGTGCGCTGCGTGCAGTGGCGAGGGAGCCGCTGCGGTATTCGGCCTCGACGACCACGGTGCCCCTGGTCAGGGCTGCGATGACCCGATTACGCAGGACGAATCTGCTGGGCGTGGGATGGTCGCCTGGCGGCAACTCTCCGATGACCAGCCCCTGTTCGGCGATGCGTCCGATCAACTCGGCATGTCCGCGTGGATAGACGACATCGACCCCGCAGGCGAGTACGGCGACGGTGGCCCCGCCCAAGGACAGTGCGCCCCGGTGCGCCGATCCATCGACACCGAAGGCCGCTCCCGACACCACGACCCAGCCACGCTCGGCGAGCCCCGCGCACAAGGTGGCCGCCATGTGCGCGCCGTACGGAGTGCAGGCTCGCGCTCCGACCACAGCGACCGAGCGCAGCGCCCATGTGCGCAGGTCGGCCCGCCCCCGCACCCAGAGTCCGATTGGTCTGCCGTCACCGAGGTCGTCGAGCTGGGTCGGCCATTCCTGGTCGCCCGGGCAGATGAAGCGGCCCCCTGCGGCGGCGACCGCGGCCAGATCGCGGTCGGGGTCGGCCCCCGCCGCCCGTGTCCGGTAGCCCGCGAGCCGCCTGGCCGTGGCTCCGGTCAGCCCCGCCTCTTCGTGCTCACGTGCGGTCAGCCGCGCCATGAGGCCCCGGGCCCCGAACTCGCGCAGCCATCGCCCGCCGTGCTCGTCCCCCGGCTCGATCACCCGTGTCAGCGCGGCCCGCGCCAACCGCTCATCCTCCCTGGTGACCGTCCGGAGCTCTCCCCCTGCGTCCGGCATCAGGGCCCTCCCGCGCCGATGGGCATGGGCGCCCCGCGCGCGATGCCGGTTCGCAGTTCCAGGGCCAAGCCGACGTCGGGGGCCTGTGGCCGGTCCCGTCCCGCGAGGTCCGCAATCGTCCACGCAACCCGCAGCACCCGGTCGAGGCCCCGCGCCGTCAACAGCCCCCGTTCCATGTCACGCTCGGCCGCGGCCAGCGCCCCGGGCGCGACCAGCCAACGCGTACGCAGCTCATGACCCGGCACCTCGCTGTTGACGTTCCACGGCGTGCCCTGCAGCCGTGCCGCGGCACGCTCCCTGGCCTCCCGCACCCGGGTCGCGACGACCGCCGTCGGCTCGCCCCGGCCGCCCTGGCCCATCAGATCTCCGCGGTTGACGGGCTCGACCCCGACCCGCAGATCGACGCGGTCGAGCAAAGGTCCGGACAGCCGCGCCTGATACCGCCGGATCACCGACGGCGGGCACTCGCATCCCGCCCCGACCAGCGTGTGCCGCCCACACGGGCATGGATTGGCCGCAAGGACCATGAGGAATCGTGCCGGCAGCCGCACCACTCCCGCGCTCCGCGCCACCACCACCTGCCCCGATTCCAGCGGCTGCCTCAAAGCATCGAGCGCCTTGGCCGAAAATTCGGGTGTCTCATCGAGGAACAGCACGCCCCTGTGGGCTAGCGAGACCGCTCCCGGTCTCGGCAGGCCGTTTCCGCCGCCGACGAGCGACTGCATCGTCGCCGAATGATGCGGCGCGCAGTATGGAGCCGCCCGCACCAGAGGCTCGCCCGGCGGCAGGATGCCCGCCACCGAGTGAACGGCGGTGACCTCCAGGGACTCCCGTCTGGTCAGCGGCGGCAGCACCCCGGGCAGTCGCTCGGCCAGCATGGTCTTGCCCGCGCCGGGCGGTCCGTGCAGCAGCAGGTGATGGCCGCCCGCCGCCGCGACCTCCAGTGCTGTCCGTGCGGCGCTCTGCCCGGCGACATCGGCCAGGTCCGGTCCTTCGCCGGGCTCCCTCGCCAGCCCCGTGCCGACTCCCGCGCCCGGCACCATCAGCCCGGCCAGCATGGGATCCGGACTTCCTTCCGGGACCGGCTCCTCCTCGGGCACCGGTTCATTGGTCAGTACGGCGATGAGCTGGCGCAGACTGCGGACGCCCAGCACCGAGACCCCCGGGACCAGCGAGGCCTCCCCGGCTGTCTGCTCAGGGACCACCACCTGCCGGTAGCCCGCCTCCGCGGCCGCGAGAACGGCGGGCAGCACTCCGCGTACGGGTCGCACCCTGCCGTCCAGGCCGAGTTCTCCGATCAGGACCAG
This window of the Streptomyces sp. SLBN-118 genome carries:
- the rlmN gene encoding 23S rRNA (adenine(2503)-C(2))-methyltransferase RlmN; its protein translation is MPKPGELTFVAPRGANKPPRHLADLTPAERKDAVAAIGEKPFRAKQLSQHYFARYAHDPAQWTDIPASAREKLAAELLPDLMSVVRHISCDDDTTRKTLWRLHDGTLVESVLMRYPDRVTMCISSQAGCGMNCPFCATGQAGLDRNLSTAEIVHQIVDGMRALRDGEVPGGPARLSNIVFMGMGEPLANYKRVVGSIRRLTDPEPDGLGLSQRGITVSTVGLVPAMLRFADEGFKCRLAVSLHAPDDELRDTLVPVNTRWKVREVLDAAWEYAEKSGRRISIEYALIRDINDQAWRGDLLGRMLKGKRVHVNLIPLNPTPGSKWTASRPEDEKAFVDAIAAHGVPVTVRDTRGQEIDGACGQLAATER
- a CDS encoding phosphatidate cytidylyltransferase, which gives rise to MNDSSWGAPPSAGFWGPPDQGPAPAGPAYDEHDAQQTRPMPIVPDFPDAGRDAEDRNDRDLNDDRDRGAARLSGPLFRDEIPQEPMPTPPPAAQPPQKKRAGRDLRAAIAVGVGLGAVIVASLFVVKAVFVGVIAVAVVVGLWELTSRLEERKQIKAPLVPLAVGGAAMVVAGYVRGAEGAWVAMALTALAVLVWRMTEPPEGYLKDVTAGVFAAFYVPFLATFVAMMLTADDGPQRVLTFLVLTVVSDTGAYAVGWRFGTHKLAPRISPGKTREGLVGAVTFAMAAGALLMEFVIDDGTWWQGLLLGFAVAASATLGDLGESMIKRDLGIKDMGTLLPGHGGIMDRLDSLLPTAPVVWLLMVIFVGSG
- the frr gene encoding ribosome recycling factor is translated as MIEETLLEAEEKMEKAVLVAKDDFAAIRTGRAHPAMFNKIVADYYGALTPINQLASFSVPEARMAVVTPFDKSALRNIEQAIRDSDLGVNPSNDGNIIRVVFPELTQDRRKEYIKVAKTKAEDSKISIRSVRRKAKETIDKFIKDGEVGEDEGRRAEKELDDTTAKYVAQVDELLKHKEAELLEV
- the pyrH gene encoding UMP kinase is translated as MNKGADANQAADDKSDHDVKQAGRFMLKLSGEAFAGGGGLGVDPDVVHAIAREIAAVVRDGAQIAVVIGGGNFFRGAELQQRGMDRARSDYMGMLGTVMNCLALQDFLEKEGIASRVQTAITMGQVAEPYIPLRAVRHLEKGRVVIFGAGMGMPYFSTDTTAAQRALEIDAEALLMGKNGVDGVYDSDPQTNPDAVKFDALEYGEVLTRNLKVADATAITLCRDNALPILVFELLAEGNIARAVKGEKIGTLVSDQGTRA
- the tsf gene encoding translation elongation factor Ts; translation: MANYTAADVKKLRELTGAGMMDCKKALDEAEGNVDKAVEALRIKGQKGVAKREGRSAENGAVVSLIADDNTSGVIVELKCETDFVAKGEKFQAVANALATHVAASSPADLDALLASEIEAGKTVQAFVDEANANLGEKIVLDRFAQFSGAYVTAYMHRTMPDLPPQIGVLVELDKENAEVAKGVAQHIAAFAPKYLSREDVPAEVVESERRVAEETTRAEGKPEAALPKIVEGRVNGFFKEATLLGQPYALDNKKSVQKVLDEAGVTLKRFSRIKVGI
- the rpsB gene encoding 30S ribosomal protein S2 — its product is MAVVTMRELLESGVHFGHQTRRWNPKMKRFIFTERNGIYIIDLLQSLSYIDRAYEFVKETVAHGGSIMFVGTKKQAQEAIAEQATRVGMPYVNQRWLGGMLTNFSTVYKRLQRLKELEQIDFEDVAASGLTKKELLVLSREKAKLEKTLGGIREMQKVPSAVWIVDTKKEHIAVGEARKLHIPVVAILDTNCDPDEVDYKIPGNDDAIRSVTLLTRVIADAVAEGLIARSGVATGDSKPGEKAAGEPLAEWERDLLEGEKKADDAEAEKPAEAAAEAPAAEAAPAAEAAPAAEAEKPAADAEQA
- a CDS encoding TetR/AcrR family transcriptional regulator, which translates into the protein MAEHRTMQRGALLDAARSLLSEGGTEALTFPALAERTGLARSSVYEYFRSRAAVVEELCAVDFPVWAAEVETAMQQADSAEGKVEAYVRRQLDLVGDRRHRAVVAISASELDAGAREKIRAAHGGLIAMIVEALGELGQEQPRLAAMLLQGVVDAAVRRIEIGAGEDPEAIADAAVAMALRGVRG
- the whiG gene encoding RNA polymerase sigma factor WhiG — encoded protein: MPQHTSGSDRAAVPPSARGTVRPPAPSSLDELWRSYKATGDERLREQLILHYSPLVKYVAGRVSVGLPSNVEQADFVSSGVFGLIDAIEKFDIDRSIKFETYAITRIRGAMIDELRALDWIPRSVRQKARAVERAYGTLEAQLRRTPSECEVAAEMGIAVDELHAVFSQLSLANVVALEELLHVGGEGGDRLSLMDTLEDTAADNPVEVAEDRELRRLLARAINTLPEREKTVVTLYYYEGLTLAEIGNVLGVTESRVSQIHTKSVLQLRAKLADVGR
- the dprA gene encoding DNA-processing protein DprA → MPDAGGELRTVTREDERLARAALTRVIEPGDEHGGRWLREFGARGLMARLTAREHEEAGLTGATARRLAGYRTRAAGADPDRDLAAVAAAGGRFICPGDQEWPTQLDDLGDGRPIGLWVRGRADLRTWALRSVAVVGARACTPYGAHMAATLCAGLAERGWVVVSGAAFGVDGSAHRGALSLGGATVAVLACGVDVVYPRGHAELIGRIAEQGLVIGELPPGDHPTPSRFVLRNRVIAALTRGTVVVEAEYRSGSLATARSAQKLGRYTMGVPGPATSGLSAGVHELLRGEGVLVTDAAEVAELVGNIGDLAPDRRGPVLPRDLLDPVSARILEAIPARGAVDGRWLARATGTTPDETLGRLYELHALGFVEREGDGWHLTRSAIRGSNARRGGP
- a CDS encoding YifB family Mg chelatase-like AAA ATPase is translated as MGFARACSVALVGVEGVVVEVQADLEPGVAAFTLVGLPDKSLSESRDRVRAAVVNSGAEWPQKKLTVGLSPASVPKGGSGFDLAVACAVLGAAERIDAKDIADLVLIGELGLDGRVRPVRGVLPAVLAAAEAGYRQVVVPEQTAGEASLVPGVSVLGVRSLRQLIAVLTNEPVPEEEPVPEGSPDPMLAGLMVPGAGVGTGLAREPGEGPDLADVAGQSAARTALEVAAAGGHHLLLHGPPGAGKTMLAERLPGVLPPLTRRESLEVTAVHSVAGILPPGEPLVRAAPYCAPHHSATMQSLVGGGNGLPRPGAVSLAHRGVLFLDETPEFSAKALDALRQPLESGQVVVARSAGVVRLPARFLMVLAANPCPCGRHTLVGAGCECPPSVIRRYQARLSGPLLDRVDLRVGVEPVNRGDLMGQGGRGEPTAVVATRVREARERAAARLQGTPWNVNSEVPGHELRTRWLVAPGALAAAERDMERGLLTARGLDRVLRVAWTIADLAGRDRPQAPDVGLALELRTGIARGAPMPIGAGGP